The following coding sequences are from one Gossypium hirsutum isolate 1008001.06 chromosome A12, Gossypium_hirsutum_v2.1, whole genome shotgun sequence window:
- the LOC107946759 gene encoding E3 ubiquitin-protein ligase RNF14 — protein MRRARRGSRGSHHQSNDTWSVKPDRGTPQQPPHGSQEQQQESNLNSPSTSSTSNQQQFLNSTPEPHKTHRNPSWKYRRGHVVKTQFVKRSDLASFKHELSSEDNNASLGVAEDVNVDQNENKGREVLESKIEEDGEKIEGDESHDGADDLVNRLEELRLRGDEPELPEEQLSINKQLQEDELLVIQSIYGDNVFILEEHMGLRSLKIHIHLEGCGEKIITTKFNSSNGVGAKSEASVDFSYSFKVQHLPPIVLTCLLPKSYPSHLPPYFTLSVQWLHPARISDLCGQLDSLWKEQEGQEVMYQWAEWLQNFSLSYLGFDKEIILGPYGIENTGDRRAISGSVSPDVDVPFIRSYNEDKLHENFLKGLHECSICLSEHAGIDFVRLPCKHFYCWKCMETYSNMHISEATITKLQCPEAKCGGMVPPALLKRLLGDEGYERWESLMLQKTLESMSDVAYCPRCETPCLEDEEQHAQCSKCFFSFCTLCRERRHVGIACMTPEIKLRVLQERQSSSQLDHEQKRREREMINELLSMKEIMRDAKQCPSCKMAISRTEGCNKIVCENCGQYFCYRCNSAISGYDHFRDGSCELFPQEMIREWEERVNVRQVLGQVHAQLFADRGLPCPNCRQFNAKVGNNNHLFCWACQMHYCYLCKKIVRRGCQHYGPKGCKQHTEG, from the exons ATGAGAAGAGCAAGAAGAGGATCAAGGGGAAGCCACCACCAAAGCAACGATACCTGGTCCGTCAAGCCTGATCGTGGTACTCCTCAACAACCACCGCATGGTTCCCAAGAACAACAACAGGAATCCAATCTTAATTCTCCTTCAACCTCCTCTACTTCTAATCAACAACAATTCCTCAATTCTACCCCAGAACCCCATAAAACGCATCGAAATCCCAGCTGGAAATACCGACGTGGCCACGTGGTGAAAACCCAGTTCGTTAAAAGATCCGACCTCGCTTCTTTCAAACATGAGCTTAGCTCTGAGGATAATAACGCGAGTTTGGGTGTAGCTGAAGACGTGAAtgtggaccaaaatgaaaataaaggaagAGAGGTTTTGGAGTCAAAGATTGAAGAGGACGGAGAGAAAATTGAAGGAGATGAATCACATGACGGCGCGGATGATTTAGTGAATAGGTTGGAGGAGCTGCGGTTAAGGGGGGATGAACCCGAGTTGCCGGAGGAACAACTGAGCATCAATAAACAGTTGCAGGAGGACGAG CTACTTGTGATACAGTCTATTTATGGAGACAATGTCTTCATCCTCGAGGAACATATGGGCTTACGGTCCTTGAAG ATTCATATTCATCTTGAAGGCTGTGGAGAGAaaattataacaacaaaatttaattCATCTAATGGTGTTGGTGCAAAAAGTGAGGCTTCGGTTGACTTTTCATACTCATTCAAAGTCCAACATCTTCCACCGATTGTGTTGACTTGTTTACTGCCTAAATCATACCCCAGTCATCTTCCTCCTTATTTCACCCTCTCTGTTCAGTGGTTGCATCCTGCTAGAATCTCCGATCTTTGTGGTCAGCTTGACTCATTATGGAAGGAGCAAGAAGGGCAAGAAGTTATGTACCAATGGGCAGAATGGTTACAGAATTTCTCTCTTTCTTATCTTGGGTTTGATAAAGAAATAATTCTTGGTCCTTATGGTATTGAGAACACTGGAGATAGACGTGCAATTTCAGGAAGTGTCTCCCCAGATGTTGATGTTCCATTTATTAGGAGTTACAATGAAGATAAATTGCATGAGAACTTCCTAAAAGGCTTGCATGAATGTTCAATCTGTCTTAGTGAGCATGCAG GTATTGACTTTGTTAGGCTGCCATGCAAGCATTTCTACTGCTGGAAATGCATGGAAACTTATTCTAATATGCATATCTCTGAAGCCACCATAACCAAGCTGCAATGCCCTGAAGCTAAATGTGGTGGTATGGTCCCTCCTGCTTTATTGAAACGGTTGCTTGGCGATGAAGGGTATGAACGGTGGGAATCCCTTATGCTACAGAAAACACTTGAATCAATGTCAGATGTTGCATATTGCCCAAGATGTGAAACACCTTGTTTAGAGGATGAAGAGCAACATGCACAATGCTCCAAGTGCTTCTTTAGCTTTTGTACCCTTTGTAGGGAGCGCCGTCATGTTGGCATAGCTTGTATGACACCAGAAATTAAGCTTCGTGTCCTGCAG GAACGCCAAAGTTCATCCCAATTGGACCATGAGCAAAAGCGCAGGGAGCGTGAGATGATCAATGAACTTCTCAGCATGAAGGAAATAATGCGTGACGCCAAGCAATGTCCATCTTGTAAGATGGCAATCTCAAGGACTGAGGGATGTAACAAGATCGTATGTGAGAACTGTGGGCAGTATTTCTGCTACCGCTGTAACAGTGCGATCAGCGGATATGATCATTTCAG GGATGGGTCATGTGAATTGTTCCCACAAGAAATGATACGGGAGTGGGAGGAAAGGGTGAATGTACGCCAAGTATTAGGTCAAGTTCACGCTCAACTATTTGCTGACCGCGGGCTGCCGTGCCCTAACTGTCGTCAGTTCAATGCAAAG